A window of the Scophthalmus maximus strain ysfricsl-2021 chromosome 8, ASM2237912v1, whole genome shotgun sequence genome harbors these coding sequences:
- the sclt1 gene encoding sodium channel and clathrin linker 1 isoform X1 has protein sequence MIKTTGSILLSASIKMGTTVTPHRLRLRTKGGLTLLHTGSQTGGLAQQKIFFMMAPLIAEYDRHMDEMTEQLQRYQALMTDVKVKLERVVKENERLHAELRESVEKQLHALPVASATEGITLEGEAVIRNLQEQVQLSEQERVQAMELWQTAAQELDRLQHLYQRTVSDGQVHDAQRQQLKDQLVQFQQHSHKLQVANQKLESTNQHLLKTVTEQSTEMEELHSQLGQAKAELRTATARVDEMTKLLQNVQNQMHRQEEDVADAQGREDAADRRIQQLQTGLSQLEARLKATSQEAESFRREQTVWERKLGEFQARCTTVEEEKYEALAKVRESVQLAEEAALQKDQALLREKQRIEELENAKEAIKQLIQDAALRTRKEVENVRKQCNAQIHRMAEELSALQLECADKESQIERSLRERKAAEEELEKVYKEGRAEPEFRKIDALHQRCLNAERMKEDMRLTLQSTQNKVKKMDMDHSEELSRCQEEVRRLQGSLAQARENCVGVSDERLHLQQENLQLRREMDDLRKATLLVQKKAKQQVSQMEHEYSLKEQGLDVRVRELEESSRGSTSDLTRLLTAQQKSTQRWKEEAKNMVQAFETKIAGLKVELNRQKQRSHELEMQLETDHNTIAEYERQLTEHQEKSSRLQRRLTQVEQRATTATQQLSILASQRRKTALVDPETV, from the exons accaCAGGTTCAATTTTGCTCTCAGCCAGCATCAAGATGGGCACCACAGTCACCCCACATCGTCTCAG GTTGAGGACGAAAGGCGGGCTGACTCTCCTGCACACCGGATCTCAGACAGGTGGTCTGGCACAACAAAAGATTTTCTT TATGATGGCTCCTCTGATAGCTGAGTATGATCGGCACATGGATGAAATgactgagcagctgcagagataCCAG GCGCTGATGACTGATGTCAAAGTGAAGTTGGAGAGGGTGGTCAAAGAGAATGAAag GCTGCATGCTGAGCTGAGGGAGTCTGTTGAGAAGCAGCTGCACGCTCTGCCAGTGGCGTCGGCAACGGAGGGGATCACACTGGAGGGGGAGGCAGTCATCAGAAACCTCCAAGAACAGGTCCAGCTGTCGGAACAG gAGCGGGTGCAGGCCATGGAGCTGTGGCAGACGGCAGCCCAGGAGCTGGACCGCCTCCAGCACCTCTACCAGAGAACCGTCTCGGACGGACAGGTCCACGATGCTCAGAGACAGCAGCTCAAG GATCAGCTTGTCCAGTTCCAGCAGCATTCACACAAACTCCAAGTCGCCAATCAGAAACTGGAATCG ACAAACCAGCATTTGCTGAAGACAGTGACAGAGCAAagcacagagatggaggagctACACAGTCAGCTCGG GCAAGCCAAGGCTGAACTGAGAACAGCCACAGCCAGAGTGGATGAGATGACCAAGTTACTGCAGAATGTCCAGAACCAGATGCATAGACAG gAGGAGGATGTGGCAGACGCTCAGGGCCGAGAGGATGCGGCAGACAGACGTATCCAACAGCTCCAGACGGGCTTGAGCCAGCTAGAGGCCAG GCTGAAGGCTACATCTCAGGAAGCAGAGTCCTTTCGCAGAGAGCAAACTGTGTGGGAGAGAAAGTTGGGGGAATTCCAGGCGCGTTGCACAACCGTAGAAGAAGAGAAGTATGAGGCCCTGGCCAAAGTCAGAGAGAGTGTTCAGCTGGCTGAAGAGGCTGCACTGCAGAAGGACCAG GCCTTGttaagagagaaacagaggataGAAGAGTTAGAGAATGCAAAGGAGGCCATCAAACAGCTGATCCAGGACGCCGCACTCCGCACCAGAAAGGAG GTAGAAAATGTGCGCAAGCAGTGCAACGCTCAAATTCACCGAATGGCAGAGGAGCTGTCTGCACTGCAGCTG GAGTGTGCAGATAAAGAGTCTCAGATTGAAAGGTCCCTGCGAGAGCGaaaagctgcagaggaggaactgGAGAAG GTGTATAAGGAGGGCAGGGCAGAGCCAGAGTTCAGGAAGATTGATGCTCTTCATCAGAGGTGTCTGAATGCAGAGAGGATGAAGGAAGACATGAGACTCACTCTACAAAGCACCCAGAACAAAGTCAAAAAGATGGACATGGA CCACAGCGAGGAGCTGTCCCGGTGCCAGGAGGAGGTGCGGCGGCTGCAGGGCTCTCTAGCGCAAGCCCGGGAGAACTGTGTTGGTGTCAGTGATGAGCGGCTCCATCTGCAACAGGAAAACTTGCAGCTCCGCAGGGAGATGGACGACCTGCGCAAAGCCACCCTGCTGGTCCAAAAGAAGGCCAAACAACAG GTGTCACAGATGGAGCACGAGTACAGCCTGAAGGAACAGGGACTTGACGTTCGGgtgagggagctggaggagagcagcCGAGGCTCCACTTCTGATCTGACACGCCTCCTTACAGCACAGCAGAAAAGCACTCAGCGTTGGAAGGAAGAGGCCAAGAACATGGTCCAGGCCTTCGAGACTAAAATCGCAGGCCTCAA ggTAGAGCTGAATCGGCAGAAGCAGCGTTCACATGAGCTAGAGATGCAGCTTGAAACTGATCATAATACCATTGCTGAG
- the sclt1 gene encoding sodium channel and clathrin linker 1 isoform X2, with amino-acid sequence MAAEAGVLHDQDHRFNFALSQHQDGHHSHPTSSQVEDERRADSPAHRISDSMMAPLIAEYDRHMDEMTEQLQRYQALMTDVKVKLERVVKENERLHAELRESVEKQLHALPVASATEGITLEGEAVIRNLQEQVQLSEQERVQAMELWQTAAQELDRLQHLYQRTVSDGQVHDAQRQQLKDQLVQFQQHSHKLQVANQKLESTNQHLLKTVTEQSTEMEELHSQLGQAKAELRTATARVDEMTKLLQNVQNQMHRQEEDVADAQGREDAADRRIQQLQTGLSQLEARLKATSQEAESFRREQTVWERKLGEFQARCTTVEEEKYEALAKVRESVQLAEEAALQKDQALLREKQRIEELENAKEAIKQLIQDAALRTRKEVENVRKQCNAQIHRMAEELSALQLECADKESQIERSLRERKAAEEELEKVYKEGRAEPEFRKIDALHQRCLNAERMKEDMRLTLQSTQNKVKKMDMDHSEELSRCQEEVRRLQGSLAQARENCVGVSDERLHLQQENLQLRREMDDLRKATLLVQKKAKQQVSQMEHEYSLKEQGLDVRVRELEESSRGSTSDLTRLLTAQQKSTQRWKEEAKNMVQAFETKIAGLKVELNRQKQRSHELEMQLETDHNTIAEYERQLTEHQEKSSRLQRRLTQVEQRATTATQQLSILASQRRKTALVDPETV; translated from the exons accaCAGGTTCAATTTTGCTCTCAGCCAGCATCAAGATGGGCACCACAGTCACCCCACATCGTCTCAG GTTGAGGACGAAAGGCGGGCTGACTCTCCTGCACACCGGATCTCAGACAG TATGATGGCTCCTCTGATAGCTGAGTATGATCGGCACATGGATGAAATgactgagcagctgcagagataCCAG GCGCTGATGACTGATGTCAAAGTGAAGTTGGAGAGGGTGGTCAAAGAGAATGAAag GCTGCATGCTGAGCTGAGGGAGTCTGTTGAGAAGCAGCTGCACGCTCTGCCAGTGGCGTCGGCAACGGAGGGGATCACACTGGAGGGGGAGGCAGTCATCAGAAACCTCCAAGAACAGGTCCAGCTGTCGGAACAG gAGCGGGTGCAGGCCATGGAGCTGTGGCAGACGGCAGCCCAGGAGCTGGACCGCCTCCAGCACCTCTACCAGAGAACCGTCTCGGACGGACAGGTCCACGATGCTCAGAGACAGCAGCTCAAG GATCAGCTTGTCCAGTTCCAGCAGCATTCACACAAACTCCAAGTCGCCAATCAGAAACTGGAATCG ACAAACCAGCATTTGCTGAAGACAGTGACAGAGCAAagcacagagatggaggagctACACAGTCAGCTCGG GCAAGCCAAGGCTGAACTGAGAACAGCCACAGCCAGAGTGGATGAGATGACCAAGTTACTGCAGAATGTCCAGAACCAGATGCATAGACAG gAGGAGGATGTGGCAGACGCTCAGGGCCGAGAGGATGCGGCAGACAGACGTATCCAACAGCTCCAGACGGGCTTGAGCCAGCTAGAGGCCAG GCTGAAGGCTACATCTCAGGAAGCAGAGTCCTTTCGCAGAGAGCAAACTGTGTGGGAGAGAAAGTTGGGGGAATTCCAGGCGCGTTGCACAACCGTAGAAGAAGAGAAGTATGAGGCCCTGGCCAAAGTCAGAGAGAGTGTTCAGCTGGCTGAAGAGGCTGCACTGCAGAAGGACCAG GCCTTGttaagagagaaacagaggataGAAGAGTTAGAGAATGCAAAGGAGGCCATCAAACAGCTGATCCAGGACGCCGCACTCCGCACCAGAAAGGAG GTAGAAAATGTGCGCAAGCAGTGCAACGCTCAAATTCACCGAATGGCAGAGGAGCTGTCTGCACTGCAGCTG GAGTGTGCAGATAAAGAGTCTCAGATTGAAAGGTCCCTGCGAGAGCGaaaagctgcagaggaggaactgGAGAAG GTGTATAAGGAGGGCAGGGCAGAGCCAGAGTTCAGGAAGATTGATGCTCTTCATCAGAGGTGTCTGAATGCAGAGAGGATGAAGGAAGACATGAGACTCACTCTACAAAGCACCCAGAACAAAGTCAAAAAGATGGACATGGA CCACAGCGAGGAGCTGTCCCGGTGCCAGGAGGAGGTGCGGCGGCTGCAGGGCTCTCTAGCGCAAGCCCGGGAGAACTGTGTTGGTGTCAGTGATGAGCGGCTCCATCTGCAACAGGAAAACTTGCAGCTCCGCAGGGAGATGGACGACCTGCGCAAAGCCACCCTGCTGGTCCAAAAGAAGGCCAAACAACAG GTGTCACAGATGGAGCACGAGTACAGCCTGAAGGAACAGGGACTTGACGTTCGGgtgagggagctggaggagagcagcCGAGGCTCCACTTCTGATCTGACACGCCTCCTTACAGCACAGCAGAAAAGCACTCAGCGTTGGAAGGAAGAGGCCAAGAACATGGTCCAGGCCTTCGAGACTAAAATCGCAGGCCTCAA ggTAGAGCTGAATCGGCAGAAGCAGCGTTCACATGAGCTAGAGATGCAGCTTGAAACTGATCATAATACCATTGCTGAG